A genomic segment from Candidatus Binatia bacterium encodes:
- the fabF gene encoding beta-ketoacyl-ACP synthase II: MRHVDRRVVVTGLGLITPLGNNVPTNWENLLAGRSGIRAIARFDAAQLPVRIAGEVRDFDPLRYIEKRDVKKMDAFIQYAIAAAQMAVDDGRLVIDAGNAERIGVLVGVGIGGIATLEEGEQSFLESGTRRLSPFMVPRLIANMAPGQIAIRFGAKGVNYAVASACASGGHAIGEAYRLIRFGYQDSMLAGGAEAAVTPLSIAGFSVMRALSARNDEPERASRPFDSERDGFVMAEGAGILVLEESERAIKRGARIYAEIIGYGANSDAYHITTPAPDGEGAARCMRLTLDDADIEPGEVDYINAHGTSTPYNDVNETQAIKRVFGGHARRLAVSSTKSMTGHLLGAAGAVEAAYTVLTAYHGVIPPTINYEHPDPECDLDYVPNVARTAAVRVALSNSFGFGGTNACLAFRRFDQL; the protein is encoded by the coding sequence ATGCGTCACGTTGACAGACGGGTAGTGGTGACCGGCCTGGGACTGATCACGCCGCTCGGGAATAACGTCCCAACCAATTGGGAGAACCTGCTGGCTGGGCGCTCGGGCATCAGGGCGATAGCGCGCTTCGACGCGGCGCAGTTGCCGGTGCGCATCGCGGGAGAAGTGCGCGACTTCGATCCGCTGCGGTACATCGAGAAGCGCGACGTCAAGAAGATGGATGCATTTATCCAGTACGCCATTGCGGCGGCGCAGATGGCGGTGGATGACGGGCGGCTGGTTATCGATGCCGGTAATGCTGAACGGATCGGGGTGCTGGTTGGCGTCGGCATCGGCGGCATCGCGACACTGGAAGAGGGGGAGCAGAGCTTTTTGGAATCAGGTACGCGCCGGCTTTCGCCGTTCATGGTGCCACGGCTGATCGCCAACATGGCGCCCGGCCAGATCGCCATTCGCTTCGGCGCCAAGGGGGTGAATTACGCCGTCGCGAGTGCCTGCGCCTCCGGCGGGCACGCCATCGGCGAGGCCTACCGGCTGATTCGTTTCGGATATCAGGACAGTATGCTGGCGGGCGGCGCCGAGGCGGCGGTGACCCCGCTGAGTATTGCCGGTTTTTCCGTCATGCGGGCCTTATCGGCCCGCAATGATGAGCCTGAGCGCGCGAGCCGGCCGTTTGATAGCGAGCGCGACGGCTTCGTCATGGCGGAAGGGGCGGGGATTCTGGTCCTGGAGGAGTCCGAACGAGCCATCAAGCGGGGTGCGCGCATCTACGCCGAGATCATCGGCTACGGCGCCAACTCCGATGCCTATCATATCACTACGCCGGCTCCGGATGGCGAGGGCGCGGCCCGCTGCATGCGCCTGACCTTGGACGATGCGGACATCGAGCCTGGCGAGGTCGACTACATCAATGCCCATGGGACCTCGACGCCGTACAACGACGTCAACGAGACACAGGCGATCAAGCGCGTGTTTGGCGGGCATGCGCGGCGGCTCGCCGTCAGCTCGACGAAGTCGATGACCGGTCATTTGCTGGGCGCGGCGGGGGCGGTCGAGGCGGCGTACACCGTGTTGACCGCGTACCACGGCGTGATTCCACCGACAATCAATTACGAACACCCGGATCCCGAGTGTGATCTCGATTACGTTCCAAATGTGGCACGCACCGCCGCGGTGCGCGTGGCGCTGTCGAACTCCTTTGGTTTCGGCGGCACCAACGCCTGCCTGGCCTTCCGGCGGTTTGATCAGCTGTGA
- a CDS encoding ArsA family ATPase, whose translation MKPLLEKLFQRRLLFVAGKGGVGKTTTACALALIASQLGKRTLLTEVDGAGRAAYLLGVEPAPIGLPRRAGPLLSVMSVEGGAALAEYLEIILPVKRVLQAVFASRIYKYFVAAAPGLKELLTIGKIWYEAERLEESGGQRLWDLVIVDAPATGHSLQYLRMPHAAHQAFGGGLVGRESKRIVDLLVDPRVTAVNLVTTAEEMPVNETLEMYEQIRDELHMPLGILFLNRMHYATFEAKQVDNLERKLAKLHDARERAIATEVMNRGREEAGWTAINHRYSQRLASEVRMPRIEVPFVFAEEFGLKEVHAVVAAIVRDSAGSTRRGAVHGRA comes from the coding sequence GTGAAACCCTTGCTCGAGAAGTTGTTTCAACGGCGCTTGCTTTTCGTTGCTGGGAAGGGTGGGGTCGGCAAGACCACGACGGCGTGTGCGCTCGCCTTGATCGCGTCGCAACTCGGAAAGCGTACGCTGCTGACCGAGGTCGACGGTGCCGGGCGCGCCGCATACCTGCTGGGGGTCGAGCCGGCGCCGATCGGTCTGCCGCGCCGGGCAGGTCCATTACTATCCGTGATGTCGGTGGAAGGCGGCGCCGCGCTGGCGGAATATCTGGAGATCATTCTGCCGGTGAAGCGCGTGTTGCAGGCGGTCTTTGCAAGCCGCATCTACAAGTATTTCGTGGCGGCGGCTCCCGGTCTGAAGGAACTGCTGACCATCGGCAAGATCTGGTACGAGGCGGAACGCTTGGAGGAATCTGGAGGGCAGCGCCTCTGGGACCTGGTGATTGTCGACGCTCCGGCTACCGGGCACAGCCTGCAGTACCTGCGTATGCCGCACGCGGCGCACCAGGCCTTTGGCGGCGGCTTGGTGGGCCGGGAAAGTAAGCGTATCGTCGACCTCCTGGTCGACCCACGGGTGACGGCGGTCAACCTGGTGACCACCGCGGAAGAAATGCCAGTGAATGAGACGCTCGAGATGTACGAGCAAATCCGTGATGAGCTGCACATGCCGCTGGGTATCCTGTTCTTGAATCGGATGCATTACGCGACGTTCGAGGCGAAACAGGTCGACAACCTGGAACGCAAGCTGGCCAAGCTGCACGACGCGCGGGAACGCGCCATCGCCACGGAGGTTATGAACCGCGGGCGGGAGGAGGCCGGGTGGACCGCCATCAACCACCGGTACTCGCAGCGGCTGGCTAGCGAGGTGCGCATGCCGCGCATCGAAGTGCCCTTCGTGTTTGCCGAGGAATTTGGTCTGAAGGAAGTGCATGCCGTCGTGGCGGCGATCGTGCGGGACAGCGCCGGCTCGACGCGGCGGGGAGCCGTCCATGGGCGGGCTTGA
- a CDS encoding ArsA-related P-loop ATPase — protein sequence MGGLDELLRRHHIIICAGSGGVGKTTTAASIALRGALAGRRTVVLTIDPAKRLANALGMRTVGGSGSVVTGDDLQPGMLTAMMLDQKGAWDELVERHAPSAEVRDRILNNHFYQHLSQSFAGSYEYVAIEQLCELHASGAYDLIVVDTPPTRHALDFLEAPQRLADFLDRRVVKWFVRPYFSAGWATLRFVNRTVGFLFRRLEEATGISALVEVSDFFTSMSGLFEAFAPRVRRVYELLRSSDTCFVLVAAPEEQVLTEAEYFCRKVRELDIPLRTVVFNRTHRELTAGRQGVAADEVTRLMMRLLGEETLATKLAENFSHYEMIGRGDGLRMESFRRILPKGVATIEVPNFNSDVHSLADLRAMHPFLFAA from the coding sequence ATGGGCGGGCTTGACGAGTTATTGCGCCGCCATCACATCATCATCTGCGCCGGCAGCGGCGGGGTGGGGAAAACCACCACCGCCGCATCCATTGCGCTCCGCGGCGCGCTCGCGGGCAGACGCACGGTGGTCTTGACGATTGATCCCGCTAAGCGGCTGGCCAACGCACTCGGTATGCGCACCGTGGGTGGCAGCGGTTCGGTCGTGACGGGTGACGATCTCCAGCCGGGGATGCTTACCGCCATGATGCTGGATCAGAAAGGGGCCTGGGACGAGCTGGTCGAACGGCATGCGCCTTCAGCCGAGGTCCGCGACCGCATTCTCAACAACCATTTTTATCAGCATCTGTCGCAGAGCTTTGCCGGCTCATACGAGTATGTGGCCATTGAGCAGTTGTGTGAGCTGCACGCCAGTGGTGCATACGATCTGATCGTGGTCGACACCCCCCCAACGCGCCATGCGCTCGATTTCCTGGAGGCGCCGCAACGCCTTGCGGACTTCCTTGACCGGCGAGTGGTGAAGTGGTTCGTCCGCCCATATTTCTCGGCTGGCTGGGCCACCTTGCGCTTCGTGAATCGCACGGTCGGGTTCTTGTTTCGCCGCTTGGAGGAGGCCACGGGAATCTCCGCGTTGGTTGAAGTGTCCGATTTCTTCACCTCGATGAGCGGGTTGTTCGAGGCGTTCGCGCCACGCGTACGCCGCGTGTACGAGCTCCTGCGTTCCAGCGACACGTGCTTTGTGCTCGTGGCCGCCCCGGAGGAGCAGGTGCTGACCGAAGCGGAGTACTTTTGCCGTAAAGTACGCGAACTCGACATTCCCCTGCGGACGGTAGTGTTCAACCGGACCCACCGCGAGTTGACGGCGGGGCGTCAGGGGGTGGCGGCAGATGAGGTCACACGGCTGATGATGCGCCTGCTCGGTGAAGAGACGCTCGCTACGAAATTGGCGGAGAACTTCAGCCACTACGAAATGATCGGGCGCGGCGACGGATTGCGGATGGAATCGTTCCGCCGCATTCTGCCGAAGGGAGTTGCCACGATCGAGGTTCCCAACTTCAATTCGGATGTCCACAGCCTCGCTGACCTGCGCGCCATGCACCCCTTTCTGTTTGCCGCATAA